A genome region from Camelina sativa cultivar DH55 chromosome 10, Cs, whole genome shotgun sequence includes the following:
- the LOC104719698 gene encoding uncharacterized protein LOC104719698, whose product MSQSVVRAISARKNQFTCGFYQRCVFSQQFHSRDQIIAPNCFNFSSLGFSSIARHVIHQNSYRIFGNLITDLNLACLVRPTNGFASVSNLGSDESNFDDGEASCEKLVDKKPKVVYKKPIDFTKFDVNLLPTVMLMGRPNVGKSALYNRLIRRREALVYNTPDDHVTRDIREGVAKLGDLRFNVLDSAGIETEVSSGTILGRTTAMTANVLARTQFAVLIIDVRAGLHPLDLEVGKWLRKHAPQIKPIVVMNKSESIGSLDEVASEALALGFGEPIAISAETGLGMTTLYEVLRPLLEDYMVERLNDMCSQDDVLSDENLSDEIDESKLPLQLAIVGKPNVGKSTLLNALLEEERVLVGPEAGLTRDAVRVQFEFQGRTVYLVDTAGWLERTERDKGPASLSIMQSRKSLMRAHVIALVLDAEEIIKARCSMTHSEVVIARRAVEEGRGLVVIVNKMDRLRGKENSEMYKKIKEAVPIEIQTVIPQITGIPVVFISALEGRGRMEVMKEVTDTYKRWCSRLSTGRLNRWLRKVMSRHSWKDTASQPKIKFFTQVKARPPTFVAFVSGKTQLLESDIRFLTRSLKEDFDLGGTPIRIIQRVIPRGPSGTGGGGSGNRSSGRVVQRTTSDKRTVSL is encoded by the exons ATGTCTCAATCAGTGGTTCGAGCAATCTCAGCTCGGAAGAATCAATTCACTTGTGGGTTTTACCAGAGATGTGTCTTTTCTCAGCAATTTCATTCCCGAGATCAGATCATTGCTCCCAATTGCTTCAATTTTTCATCTTTAG GGTTCAGCTCAATTGCTAGACATGTAATTCATCAGAATAGTTATAGgatttttggtaatttgatCACAGACTTGAATCTTGCTTGCTTAGTTCGACCCACAAATGGGTTTGCCTCGGTTTCAAATCTTGGTTCTGATGAATCAAATTTTGATGATGGTGAGGCTTCCTGTGAGAAACTTGTTGATAAGAAGCCAAAGGTTGTTTACAAGAAACCAATTGATTTCACCAAATTTGATGTGAATCTGCTACCTACTGTGATGCTTATGGGACGGCCAAATGTTGGGAAGTCTGCCTTGTATAACCG ATTGATTCGGAGGAGGGAAGCTCTTGTTTACAACACTCCAGATGATCATGTTACAAGAGATATAAGAGAAGGGGTTGCAAAATTAGGTGATTTGAGGTTTAATGTTTTGGATTCTGCTGGTATAGAGACTGAGGTTTCTTCGGGTACTATTCTTGGTAGAACCACAGCAATGACAGCTAATGTGCTTGCAAGGACTCAGTTTGCGGTTCTTATTATCGACGTGAG GGCTGGGTTGCATCCATTGGATTTAGAGGTTGGGAAATGGTTAAGAAAGCATGCTCCACAGATTAAGCCCATAGTAGTTATGAATAAATCTGAATCAATTGGCTCTCTTGATGAAGTTGCTTCAGAGGCCCTTGCATTAGGTTTTGGTGAGCCTATTGCTATTTCAGCTGAGACTGGACTTGGTATGACTACACTTTATGAAGTTCTCCGTCCTCTACTAGAGGATTACATGGTTGAAAGGCTAAACG ATATGTGCAGTCAAGACGATGTTCTGAGCGATGAAAATCTCTCTGATGAAATCGATGAGTCCAAGTTGCCATTGCAGTTAGCTATTGTGGGTAAGCCTAATGTTGGGAAGTCCACACTTCTTAATGCATTACTGGAAGAAGAGCGTGTGTTGGTGGGTCCAGAAGCTGGTCTCACTAGAGATGCTGTGAGAGTTCAGTTTGAGTTTCAGGGTAGGACAGTCTATCTG GTTGACACTGCTGGTTGGTTGGAGAGAACAGAGCGAGACAAAGGACCAGCATCTTTGAGCATCATGCAATCGAGAAAAAGTCTTATGCGGGCACATGTTATCGCTTTAGTTCTTGATGCCGAAGAG ATCATAAAAGCTAGATGTAGTATGACACATTCAGAAGTAGTTATAGCTAGACGTGCTGTAGAAGAAGGACGTGGTCTAGTCGTCATCGTTAACAAAATGGATCGTCTAAGAGGGAAAGAGAACTCTGAGATGtacaagaagatcaaagaagctGTTCCCATTGAAATACAGACAGTTATTCCTCAG ATAACTGGAATACCAGTCGTGTTTATCTCTGCATTAGAGGGAAGAGGACGTATGGAAGTGATGAAAGAAGTCACTGACACGTACAAGAGATGGTGTTCAAGACTTTCCACAGGCCGCCTCAATCGCTGGTTGCGTAAG GTTATGAGCCGACATTCTTGGAAAGACACAGCTTCGCAGCCAAAGATCAAGTTTTTTACTCAAGTGAAAGCTCGACCACCGACTTTTGTAGCGTTTGTGAGCGGTAAAACGCAGTTATTGGAAAGCGACATAAGGTTCCTGACTAGATCATTGAAGGAAGACTTTGATTTAGGAGGGACTCCTATCCGAATCATACAGCGTGTTATTCCTCGTGGACCATCTGGTACAGGTGGTGGTGGAAGCGGAAACCGCTCGAGTGGTCGAGTAGTGCAAAGAACCACCTCAGACAAACGGACTGTCTCACTCTAG
- the LOC104719701 gene encoding AAA-ATPase At5g40000-like: protein MMMGDSFGSMGSSMASLFFLWATIQQIFPNHLKITIKEFLLSSFQQLCFAQRVSDYFTNLFSPYVEINFPESDEYSFNQAFSAIETYLDSKSTDKSKHLKGSQVKESKGLVLKRNEPKVRDEYKGVNVWWEIVVETDGNRYYKLTFHNRSRSLITSSYVKHVVQEGKSIIVKNKQTRLFTNNLSTQWVFGQNMWRSIAFEHPASFETLAMDPEKKKEILDDLIAFSNGKEYYKKIGKAWKRGYLLYGPPGTGKSTMISAMANLLNYHIYDLELTAVKNNSELKKLLTATSSKSIIVIEDIDCSAEFTANRIKKESSIRERYGRDDKDENTVTLSGLLNFIDGIWSACGQERIVVFTTNHLEKLDPALIRRGRMDMHIELSYCTYEAFKILAKNYLDLDGDDAHPLFREIKALLEETMISPADVAENLMARNHQIDVDKSLSLLINALEEKKDNQKSQQEKKKQKKFKIFG, encoded by the coding sequence ATGATGATGGGTGATTCATTCGGAAGTATGGGCTCAAGCATGGCAAGTTTGTTCTTTCTTTGGGCAACAATTCAACAAATCTTCCCTAACCACTTGAAGATCACAATCAAAGAGTTTCTCTTGTCTTCATTCCAACAACTCTGTTTCGCTCAGAGAGTTTCCGACTATTTCACCAACCTCTTCTCTCCTTACGTTGAGATCAACTTCCCGGAGAGCGATGAATACAGTTTCAACCAAGCTTTCTCGGCCATCGAGACCTACCTTGACTCAAAATCAACAGACAAGTCCAAACATCTCAAAGGAAGCCAGGTGAAAGAAAGCAAAGGTTTGGTCTTGAAAAGAAACGAGCCTAAAGTCAGAGACGAATACAAAGGAGTTAATGTCTGGTGGGAGATTGTGGTTGAGACTGATGGAAACAGATATTACAAGCTCACTTTTCACAACCGTTCAAGGAGTCTTATAACCAGTTCGTACGTAAAACATGTGGTTCAAGAAGGGAAATCGATTATAGTCAAGAACAAGCAAACAAGGCTTTTCACGAATAACTTGAGTACTCAATGGGTTTTTGGCCAGAATATGTGGAGATCTATTGCATTTGAGCACCCCGCGAGTTTTGAGACATTAGCTATGGatccagagaagaagaaagagattttgGATGACCTCATCGCCTTCAGCAATGGGAAGGAGTATTACAAGAAGATAGGGAAAGCTTGGAAGAGAGGTTACTTGTTGTATGGACCACCAGGAACAGGTAAGTCCACCATGATTTCAGCCATGGCTAATCTTCTAAACTATCACATCTATGACCTCGAACTTACCGCGGTAAAGAACAACTCAGAGTTGAAAAAACTGCTTACGGCAACATCCAGCAAGTCCATTATTGTGATTGAAGACATAGATTGCTCTGCGGAGTTCACTGCTAATAGAATCAAGAAAGAGAGCAGCATTAGGGAAAGATATGGAAGAGATGATAAAGACGAAAACACGGTTACACTCTCTGGTCTTCTCAACTTCATTGATGGTATTTGGTCGGCTTGTGGACAAGAAAGGATTGTTGTATTCACAACAAACCACTTGGAAAAGCTTGACCCGGCTTTGATCAGGAGAGGAAGAATGGATATGCACATCGAGTTGTCTTACTGCACTTACGAAGCGTTCAAGATTCTTGCCAAGAACTACCTGGATCTTGATGGTGATGACGCTCATCCCTTGTTCAGAGAAATCAAGGCTTTGTTGGAGGAGACGATGATTTCTCCAGCTGATGTGGCAGAGAATCTTATGGCTAGAAACCATCAAATCGATGTTGATAAATCCCTGAGCCTTCTAATCAATGCTTTAGAGGAAAAGAAGGACAATCAGAAGAGccaacaagagaagaagaaacaaaaaaagttcaaaatatttGGTTGA